The genomic DNA tttatttgttgtgttttgaTTACACTGTCGATGAAAATTAATCTCTTGATAGAATGAGTACATTGAGGCTTATATAgccaatttaaaaaaactaactcCTTGATAATGCAGCGAATATGTAACTAACTTTTACATCTTTGATGGGTAATGAAGTTTTGAAAGCTAAAAAACTAACTCCTTGATAATATAACGATTATATAACTAACTTTTACATCTTTGATAGGTAACGAAGTTTTGAAAGCTGTTGTGGCGCAATTCAATGCTGATCAGCTCCTTACAGAGCGTCCACAGGTGTCTGCACTTGTCCGGGAGAGCCTTGTCCGGCGTGCTAAGGATTTTAACATCGTTCTTGATGATGTGGCGATCACACATTTGTCTTATGGTACTGAATTTTCGCGTGCTGTGGAGCAGAAGCAGGTGGCTCAACAGGAAGCAGAGAGGTCGAAATTTGTTGTGATGAAGGCAGAGCAAGAGCGTCGGGCTGCGATTATTCGGGCTGAAGGTGAGAGTGAGGCTGCTAAGTTGATTTCTGATGCTACTGCTGCTTTTGGGAAGGGGTTGATTGAACTTAGGATGATTGAGGCTGCTAGGGAAATTGCAAGGACGTTAGCGAAATCGCCTAATGTTACTTATCTTCCTGGTGGAAATAACATGATCATGTCTCTTAATACTCCAACTGGTCGTTGATTGTTGTTGGTAAGTGATCTTTTTTCTCAATATTCAATTTTTGGTGTTTGATTTTTCATTGCTAGGTTTTGAATTGTGGCAATAGTTGTGGATTGCAGTCACATTGCACATATATCAACAAAAACCTTAAGGTTACTGTTCATATTGTGGCTGCAAACCTTTTTTATAACTCGGGTTTATTGCTACATTACAATCTGCATGAGTGTTTATTCTCTTTATTTATGGTTACAATTGGATATAGATGGATATTTAATGGTTTAATAATTTGCATTAATTTCAAATGTATTAGAAATTGTCATTGTTATTCCAATTCCGGTTAAGTAGCGGGTTCTGAAGTTGTGGGTAAATGCAATGGATTTAGCACTCTATaagcaggaaaaaaaaaaacaccatgtTGTagatctctttttattttcattttcgttTCCATTCATTTTGAGAACTTCAGTTAGAGTTCATTTTTCATGCGTGACCTGGTAGTTTAAGATTTGCATGATCAATTATGCTTGTGAAATTGTATTCCTACCTGTATTCTTCCGGGAGTGTGGCTTGTTAGTGCCCTCATCCTGTTTGGAGCATTCTGTTCGTAGTTAAGCTTAATTGAATTAGTGGAATAAGACTAGTAATCTAAGACATCAATTAATTGAACGAATTATTAACAATTAAAGAAACCACTCAAATTGTGGTCATGCGGTCTATTTGCAAACAAATATGACCAATACAGTTGCAATTTCTGTTGTTGAGTCCCTAAAACCCTTGTTGCGGTCACAATTGGAGCTGTGGATTGCAATTCAAAACTATATGCTAATAATTCATTGGGCATATTAAATCTAGTGTTTATGGTAACTATTGAATGCATCTTGATATTTTCACAAGGTATTTTAAATTCCTCTACAAGTATTTTAATTCAGCTAGAGCAATATCATGCAGGTTGATCCCTGATAGTAAGTAATtatcatatatttaaaagaaaattttcttCTACAAGTTGCCATTTTCTTATTCAGAGTTCAGAAACTTTCTAGATTCTGAATGTGTCCAACTTACATGTGGAAAGAATATAAAATGTCTCATGACAAGTAAGGTGCTTACGATCTATCCAAATAATAATGGTTTAGTTTACTTTGCATATGACAATATTCAGTTAGTTAATGATGGTATAGGTAGGTATATTGGGCCATATCTCTTAACATGCTATGCTTTAAATAGTTTGATAGAGAGAGCGTAGAAAGGTTGAGGATGATCGGAGATCATCATGAAGCAAGTAAAAATAAGAATGACATCAATTCAGTACAACAATTGAGAGTTCCATTTAATGCGAGCTGTGATGCCTTGAAAGAAGCTGAGATATCTAGGGATCGGAACTGAGTTAAAATCTTGACATTACAttcttaatttaataaatgCACGAGACACTAGTGTAAAGAACGCAGTGAAATTTTGGGTGCACGCTAACTACTGCTTCACTCCTTTTAACTCAATTGTTATGAGTTAGTTTGATGTTGTATGTTAGGAGAATTATGAGTGATTATCCACCTATAAATGATTGAATCAGGGGTTGTTTGTTACTCTTTGAAACTGAATGTGTCTGCCTCTTCTTCCCCttcaaaaaagtaaaacaaatgcttttaaatttgtttttgaataaagtagtttgaattttgatgttaaTATCTCACATTTCCTTGTTTATTCCAGGGCTCAATGATCCTTTTATGGTGCAATGGCGTGGTTGGAATTAGATTAGTCTTGAGGTTTTGCTGAAAGGAAGCTTTTCTTTTGTTGTAGGCCCGATCTCATCTGACCAGAATTCAATAGAATTTTAGAAATGTAGAAATAATTTTGGCACTTCTTGTTTATGGATAATTAATGAGTTTTATGTGTACAATGGTGACTACATGCTTGGAATATATTGGGTGACATGAAATTGAGTAATACTTTCTTGGGGTTTAGTACATAAGTAGTAACTCTAAAAAATTACAACCAGTGACATCTGGTAGACAGATTCTAGGTCCACTAATTATCATAATTTGAATCCATGTAGCTACACACTTTTTTAGATTCTTGTACCAGAACTCAAGTTTTGGTCATTAATAAACAAGCTTTTGCAATCGACTAAGATTGAAATAGTTTATTATAggcttaattaagtttttggttcctataaatatctgcagtttagtttttagtttctataaaaacaaatcacaccttttagtccctacaaattttttcgttagtgtttttagtccctgttaaattaaaatttgtttaattatgcttaaacttctatattttttttacagacattcataacatcgtaaAACCCCAAGAAAGTATTCTACAGTAAGCCCTGTCTTATACCATGTATCAAACAGGTCTAAGGTTTATTACCCCTATATGCTAATGGTGATTTTGAGTTAATTGTTCAAGATTGTTGTGATCTCTTTTCTAGTTTTATTAATGTTGATGTTATTCATGTTAAAAGAAGCCAAAATGTTGAGGCTCATAGACTAGTTGGCATAGCCAAGTATGAAGGTTGCAGAACTTGGTTGGGGCATGTCCCAAACTTGTTAAACTCTTCTAATTTGTATCCTTATTCTGTTGCTATCTAAAATAAGCAGTGTTTGAccgtaaaaaaaatgtgaacttTAATGAGTTTCTATTTCTTTCAAGCTCTCATGCTTATTTTACTTAAGAGATTCATCATAATCTCTGATCCTGTGGTTTCTAACACAAACAGAGGAGCAGCGCAAAGATATAGCGCTCTATAACACGCCTATATTCTACAACAAACTTCAAATGGTTCATCTAATCCAAAGCAAATGGACAACTAAAACTCATTGAGGTTGTCCAAGTCACGTTAAAAGAATGTGCAAAAGCAGTTGCAAttgacattcatttttttttttgagtcaTACACATAGGTTAACTTTTCCTTATCAATGAACCAATGATATGGCAGTGAGGAATTTTTCGTATTCAACCATGTCGTTCCAAACCCTCATATTCATGAACGTTAAGCTGAGTATGCAGGTTTCTCCAACTCACCACATGAAACAGTAAATTTGCAATTATTTTTATACTAGTCAAATGAATCATTCgttagagaaaaaaatagaacGTCGACTATTATTGGAGAAGGATTCTGACTACAAATAGGGTTACCATCTGATTCAAACCCCTACATTTGTTGTTTTAGGGTCATGGTTTGATGGTAGGATTGGATAAACTCATGATAATAAATACTCACAATTCATACATTCAATCTCTAAGTGTGTATTTGGAATAGGTTTTTCTCACAAAGACCAACCTCAAAACATGATAAAAGAACGAAGccaaagaaaaattaacatcaGAAATTGGATTCACCAAACCCAACTTGGGAAGATGTTACTAGTATACAAAATCAGGATATCTAAAGAGTTACCTAACTTGCACTGTTCCAAACTATAGTACATTCATACCTACCTTCTGAAATTTCAATTTCtgcatttatatttattattaggCAGTATTATAAACCAGAAGATTGTACATCAGCGGCAAAATAAAGCATTGGGTGCAAGTTCAAGTCTTTAAAGACGATTATTCACTTTGTTTCTCTAAAGAATGAAAGAATGGAGAGCAAGACTTGTGAAATTCATTGAACTTGATACTTTAAcaaagatgctcaaaataaaactcaaatatttcaGTCAGCTAGTCTCAATTTTGCAGAAAACTTCATTAGCTAGCATACAACTTCTTGGACGTCCCAAAATCATACAAATTCAACTTTCTAAAATAACACTTTTGGGCAAGAAAATTAACTTCAGATTGTAAATACTAAAACCTGTGAtaaattttgttcattttaatCTCAATGTAAGATGCATGTATGATCATAAACTTCAATATGAGAATACATAAATAGAGCAGAGTAAACAAAGCAATCTAGATCAATAAATTATAACTCGCATGCTACCGATTAGTGTTGAATCAAAACTACAATTTAGCATTGGAGTCTTTTAGAGATTCCATGTCTCAAAATCTATAATAAAGATGATTGTAAATTAATCAATTCTAAAGCTACAATACCATACCTTTGGTGCTGACGAAAGGTGTATGATGTGGAAAATCGTCATTCTGAAGcaacaaaacaattttataacTGACTTCTAACAACCAAACTCACATTCATTGATCAAGTGGCACACTCTAAGCACAACATGCCTGAATGGCTTAAAACTAATTACTAATTGAAGCAACAAGGCCTCAAGCTTTTATCCTCAATTTCATGTCAATATAACCACGGGAATACATAAACAAAgtagagtaaataggcaatttaTATCAATCAATTAGGTTTTAATTGCTACCAAGAACAAGTAGATTATATATCTCATTTCTCCATACAAATAAATGTCAAATAACAAAGTGACAGTGTTATGGAGTATAGAACTCTGGAATTAGTCACAGTTTCTAGATAACTTCATAACATTCATCTTCATATAAAATGCTAAATCTAAGAACAAAGTTCATGAATCACTAGCTGAAATTATTCATTCCTTGGAAAAGGAAGAAGATTCTCCTTATAGATTGCCATGTGCGTACAAAATGAATCGCCTTGAACTTCAATTCTTTCAACCCTTTGGGTACTTAAATCAAGCCAGCCTAGCTCAAGATCTTCTTCCCTGAAGAATATACGGTTCTTGTTCCCTACTGAGATAGGACAGACAATCGAACAATTATAAGGCC from Medicago truncatula cultivar Jemalong A17 chromosome 8, MtrunA17r5.0-ANR, whole genome shotgun sequence includes the following:
- the LOC11426151 gene encoding prohibitin-3, mitochondrial; the encoded protein is MGSNQAAVSFLTNLARAAFGLGTAATVVNTSLYTVDGGQRAVLFDRFRGILDQSIGEGTHFLIPWVQKPYIFDIKTRPHTFSSISGTKDLQMVNLTLRVLSRPDTENLPTIVQNLGLEYDEKVLPSIGNEVLKAVVAQFNADQLLTERPQVSALVRESLVRRAKDFNIVLDDVAITHLSYGTEFSRAVEQKQVAQQEAERSKFVVMKAEQERRAAIIRAEGESEAAKLISDATAAFGKGLIELRMIEAAREIARTLAKSPNVTYLPGGNNMIMSLNTPTGR